In the genome of Neochlamydia sp. AcF84, the window GAATGCTTTATCTAGTCCTCGGAAACATAAATAAAGTTTTTGAATATACAAAAGAAGCACTACGTAGCAGTATTGTGACATATGGTCTTCAGCATCCTACAACCATTGAAATTAATACCGATCTCAAAGATCTTAAATTGCTTGTTATGAAAACAAGCTGATTCTCTTAGAATAGCTGGGTAGCAGAAGGAAAAGGCAAATGATTGAGCTAATTTAAATATGAGATCTTAGCTCTACTTCTTAAGAGCTTCTTAGATATTCTAAGGAATAGGCATGCTGGTTTTTATTAAGTTGTGGCTTATAAAATGCCAGCTTGCCCTTGTATCATGTAGCTCTTGGGCCGACATGCCACCTTAGAAAAAATGAGTAGAGCTTGGCAGGTATTTTTTAGTTAACTGAAGAATGCTGTGAGGCCGTGAAAGAAGGAATACATGAATGTTGAAATTAAGTTTTTAGCGCAGCTGACATTCCCATATGATGTCTTTTTGCTAGTTCTAACTTTTTTTCTCTTCACCATGCTTTTAGTCAGACGAGAGGAAGCTTTATAGTTTTGTATATAAAAGCTCTTAAAATATGAAGTTTTTGATAGGCAGCTTTTGCAAAAAGCTAGCCGCATACCGAAATGCATCCTAGGGCATAAAGCAGCTGTAGAATTACTGCTTAAGAAAGCTTTTTAGTAGGCCTGTAGGATAGCAAAACTTTCCTGGCACCATTGTTTTTAAAACAAAGATAAATGCGCTTCTATTTATTCCTGCAGTTTTATTTAAAATTTAAAGTTTCTATCAACGGATCGGTTCATCTTTATCAGTTAGGGGACGAGTAATAAGCCGTATGCACCGCTGATTACGGCAATATAGATAAAACCAGTTGAGCATGACCACTAATCGATTGGCGAAGCTGATAAGGAAATGGATATGGATAAAGCACCATGCTAGCCAGGCAATAAAGCCTGTGATTTTTAATTTTCCTACTACGGCTACGGCTTTTGCTTTTCCAATGGTTGCCATCATGCCTTTGTCGAAGTACTTGAAAGGTTTTCTCTGTTTGCCGCAAATATTCTTTCTTATTAGCTTAGCCACGTAATGACTTTGTTGAATGGCAACAGGAGCTATACCCGGCAAGGGAAGACCTGCTGTATCTAAGAGAAGAGCAGCATCGCCAATCACAAATATCTCGGGATAACCAGGAACGGATAAATCATTGGCGACATGTATTCGTCCGGTATGATCTTGCATGACTTCTAATGTATCCAATAAAGGAGAAGTTTGATTACCAGCCGCCCAAATGGCATTACGGCTGTCGATAAACTTATCTCCTATTCTTACTCCTTCAGAAGTTATTTCAGTTACTCTGGTTTTTAAAATTATTTCTACTCCCAGCTTTCTTAAATCTATAGCTGCTTTTTCGGCTAAATCTTTAGGGAAGCTAGAGAGTATTTGCTCAGAGCCTTCAATCAAATAAACACGTGCATGCTCAGGGTTAATATGACGAAAATTATGGATTAAAGAGGTATGAGCAATTTCAGCAATAGCTCCTGCCATTTCTACCCCTGTAGGACCTGCACCTACAATTACGAATTGTAAAAATTTTAAGGTTTCCTCAGGTTTGGTGCATCGTTCGGCTCTTTCAAAGCTTAAAAGAATGCGTTCTCTAATTCTTATGGCATCTTGCAAAGTTTTTAAGCCAGGGGCAAATGCTTCCCATTCTGCATGTCCAAAATAGGTGTGCTGAGAGCCTGGAGCAAGGATTAAATAATCATAATTGTAAGTTTCCCCATTCTCTGCTATTACTATTTTTTTTTCTTTATCTACGGCGGTAATGTTGGCTAAAAGCACTGTTACATTCTCTTGTTTAGAGAAGATGGTACGAATAGGTGAAGCAATATTAGCTGGCGATAATGCAGCACTGGCCACTTGGTATAAAAGGGGTTGGAAAAGGTGGTGATTAGTTTTATCAAGTAGTAAGACATCTACTGCTGCTTTTTTTAAAGCTTTAGCAGCATTAAGGCCACCAAATCCTCCTCCCACAATTACAACTTTTGGCTTGCTCATGCTTATAACCTTTTTAATCATTTTTTATTATTAGAGGACCGAATAAATCAACTAAATTTCTTCAATATTTTTGCCTTACTGAACTTCTCAAAGCAGGCTCCTAGAAACATTACTATTCAGGAAAAGTCGAAGGCGCTTGAATGTGTTGCCAACCTTCACCATCGAGGGCTTTTAAGAAACTAAGGAGAGCTTTCTTTTCTTCTTCTTTAAGCTGCAAAGGCTTCATCAAAGGATGCAGATTAGGATTAGGCGTGCCTCCTTTATCATAATACTCAATCACTTCCTCTAGGGTCTTAAGGCTTCCATCGTGCATATAAGGATGATTACTAACTATTTCTCTGAGGATAGGCACTTTAAAAGCTCCCCAATCTTTATCTTTTTTTGTTATTTCATACCGTCCTAAGTCTGGCTTAGAAGAAGCCATCCCTATCCCAATATTAGCAAAATCTCCGCTGCTAAAATTAACCCCATGATGACAATCAATGCATCCTTTTGATAAAAATACTTGATAACCATGTGCTTGCTCAGCACTCATAGCTGATTTGTCGCCTTTAATGTAGCGATCATAAGGCGAATTCCCCGATAAGAGGGTTCGTTCAAATGTTGAGAGGGCTTTGGCAATATCATCTATTGTACACTCTTCATTGTTGAAAACTTCTTTAAACAGAAGTCGATAGCCTGCAATGTTTTTTACACGTTCTTGACATTGCCAATGGGCCTCATGAGGGTTATCTGCTAAAGTCATTTCTTTAGGATTGGCAATAGGCCCTTTACTTTGTTCTTCAAGCGTTTTAGCTCTACCGTCCCAAAATAGTAAAGGTTGATAGGCTGAATTGATAATGGTCATGGAGTGGCGGCTGCCGTACCGTCCTTTAATTCCTATGGATACAGGTCTGCGGTCTGAAAAACCTTCAGAGGGCGCATGGCAGCTTGCACAGGAAACAGTTCCATCTGAAGAGAGCCTAGTATCAAAATATAAAAGCCGTCCTAACTCTGCTTTTTTTGCATGGTATGGATTATCTTTAGGCCAAGGAATTTCAGGTAACCCATAAGGAAGGGTAAGTTTTTGAGGCTCGGCCAAAAAATTCATCTTCGATGCATCGCTGACATTCACTTCACTCCATACTACACCCATCCAGAAAAAAGCTATCCATGCTATCTGCGCAAGCTTCATACCCTCTCCATTCTCTCCATAAAACTGCATTTTGCATTTTAAAGTTCAATTGTGCAAGATTAAATACTTAAGCTCTTAATGCGTAAAAACTTAATGATTATAAAAGTAGATAAATTAGATCGAGAAGTTGCGTTAATAGGCATTTAATCACATATTCTAACTCTAAATTCTTTTACTCTTTGAAGGCAATTCACTAATAATTTTATTAGGCTACAGCTCTTCTTGCTAATGAGCTCAAGCATCGAGGGTCGATAAAACTAGATATAGATCCAACCTTTAAGCTTTTGAGAGAAATGTAGTTTTTTAAGCTTTTGGCTAGTTTTTTATGCGTGATGGATTTTAAAAACTAGATTGCAAAGTAAAGAGGAGATGAGTAAGGAGATCAAAAGGGTGGGCATAATTTTTTTACCGCACCAGACTATATAATAAAGGCTTTTTTCCTCTTAAAAGCTCTTTATTTATCATGTAGATTTACTTAAAGAGCGGATAAAAAGCTGAAAAAACTCAGACATTTGTAATCAAATTAGGTTCTACTAATCTACTTGCCTATCAGAAAATGTTGGAGAAGTCCATGCATAAAAAGCAATAGACTTCCAGCAATAAGTAGTGTTTATTGAAAGCCAAATCGCTGAAAAATTTTTCCTAGCGCAAATTTAGCTCATACAATCTTTTTCTAATCTTCTTTGGTGCTTATCTCCTTAAAGTTTATGAGGGTGCAAACTATTGAATATCTTTTTATCTTTTAGTCTTTTTGATAACTTAAATTTTTTATGATCTTTTTTAAACTTTTTGCTAGGCAATAGTAATAGCTTCGTTTAGATAGACATCTTGTATGGCATGGAAGATTTTTATGCCTTCGTCAAGAGGGCATTGAAAAGTTTTACGTCCACTGATTAGGCCCATCCCTCCGGCTCTTTTGTTAATGACAGCTGTACGAACCGCCTCTTCCAAGTTTTTTTGCCCTAGAGAAGCTCCTCCTGAATTGATAAGCCCCACGCGACCACTATAGCCATTTAATACTTGATAACGGCAAAGATCGATAGGGTGGTCAGTACAAAGGTCTGTATACATAGCTTCAGCATATTTACCGTAGCTGCCTTTCTTATCTTTATTTAGAGCTTTATAGCCACCATTATTAAGAGGTAGTTTTTGTTTTACAATATCTGCTCCAATGGTTGCTCCTAGATGATTGGCCTGGCCTGTGAGGTCAGCACTCTCATGGTAATCTACACCATCAACTTTAAAAGCTGGGTTACGTAGATAACACCAAAGAATGGTAGCCATTCCTAGCTCATGCGCCTGTGAAAAAGCCTCGCTAATTTCCTTAATCTGACGATGACTTTCTGGGGCACCAAAATAAATGGTGGCACCTACAGCCATTGCTCCCATATTCCAGGCTTGCTTAACATTTCCGAAAAGAATTTGGTCATATCGGTTAGGATAGCTAAGAAGCTCATTATGATTGATTTTTGCTATAAAAGGAAGGCGATGTGCATATTTTCGTGCGACAAGCCCTAATGTTTCTAAGGTGGAGGCTACTGCATTACAGCCACTTTCTAAAGCTAATTTCATAATATTTTGCGGGTCAAAATAGATAGGGTTAGGAGCAAAAGTAGCGCCTGCTGAATGTTCGATACCCTGATCAACAGGAAGGATAGAAAGATATCCTGTCCCCCCTAAGCGCCCATGATTAAAGAGCGCTTGAAGGCTAGCAAGCACGCGTATGGGACGATCACTAACACCATGAATTTTACTTAGCCACTCTGGCCCAGGCAAATGAAGTGCCTCTTTGGAAACTTTTTTACATTGGTAGTGGAGTAAAGAATCAGCTTCAGCTCCAAGAAATCTTTCAATATCAGCTATTTCAAGCACAGCAAACCTCGCAAGTATTAGTTATAAAATTCATCCTAAATAATCAGACAAAAATATGCTAGTAAACTTCCTTCAAATAATAAAAAAATGAAATCAGAAGATTTTTACCAGGCTTTTCTACTTAAGCTTCTTCCTGGTTAATAGAATTATTAAGGGATGGCATGGTTATTGCATAATTATTAAAAAATTTTATTTATAAGATGATTAAGTGATAGCATTTAGGAGGAGAATATGAATATCTTCAATAAAGAAAAATCCCCTATCCATAATAATTGGCAAACCAATCGTCTCTATAATCAACAAGAGGTTCAGAAAAGCTCCTCTTCTAATCCTCAAGCAATTCCCGGCACTTCTCTTACCCATCCTCAAGTGATAGTAAGAACTAGTCAGTTGCAAAAAAATATAGAAGTAACACCAAAAGCTACGGATCAAAGAAGTCCTATTAACACGGCAGCAATCCGAACAATAGTATCAGAACAACACCCTAATCGTGAAAAGCTTAGAGAAGTTCTTAATCGAGCTAATCTTTCTATCCGTACCGAAGATAAAGAGAAGCATCCAAAAATTTTAGCTGATTTAAAGACAGCGATTGAGCAGCATCGCCAAGAAATCAAAAAAGGAGGAATTCTAAGACAGATCCAACATCTTTTTAGTAAAACTTTTGGATTTTCTATAACCGTTAAAGCTGAACAGGCGTATGAAAATTTTTTCAATAGCCTGAGTGCAAAAGATCAAGAATACACACAAGACATTTATTTTAAAAAAATAGGAACAAATGAGGATAACGGCTCGCAAGGGTTAAAGCTATCCTCAGGTAAGTCACGGGCGATGTATCATGAGAGTACAGTTCCTGCTAATGAATATAAGATTAAAGGCTCCCCAACTGAACAAATTTTTAGAAACATGGATAGAGGGGCTGCAGGGCAGGTGGATGGAAAAAATTACGGGATAGTTTGTGATGGTTCTTCCTCAGGTGAATATGTAATGAAAGCGGCCCAAGCTTTTACTAAAAGCATGGAAGCATTCATAAGAAAGGGCAGCTTTAACAAAAACCTTGAGCCAACTGCATTAGAAGAGCTAACGAAAGAAGTTTTTGTAAACGCCTCAAAATCTGTCAAGGTAGATGATAATACTTATGCAAAGGCAGCTACAGCTGTATTTGCAACTTTTTCGGATATTCCTGATCGTAGGGATATTTATCTAGTCAATGGAGGGGCCATTGGGGACACAATAGCTGTTAGTGTCAATCGTGCTCAAGGCACCGCAAAGCAGCTCAACACGATTACTAAACAGAATCCTATGGATCATGCAGATTCGGGAGGGGCCCTTCAAGTAGGGGAAATGCAAAAAAGTGATTTAGAGAAAATTTCAACTTTTTCGGCAGAAGTAAATCATGATGATGTCGTTATCTTAGCCAGCGATGGCCTTGCAGATAATATTTATGCAGGAAACCTAGAAGGGCTTTCTCCTGAAGAGGGG includes:
- a CDS encoding NAD(P)/FAD-dependent oxidoreductase; translated protein: MSKPKVVIVGGGFGGLNAAKALKKAAVDVLLLDKTNHHLFQPLLYQVASAALSPANIASPIRTIFSKQENVTVLLANITAVDKEKKIVIAENGETYNYDYLILAPGSQHTYFGHAEWEAFAPGLKTLQDAIRIRERILLSFERAERCTKPEETLKFLQFVIVGAGPTGVEMAGAIAEIAHTSLIHNFRHINPEHARVYLIEGSEQILSSFPKDLAEKAAIDLRKLGVEIILKTRVTEITSEGVRIGDKFIDSRNAIWAAGNQTSPLLDTLEVMQDHTGRIHVANDLSVPGYPEIFVIGDAALLLDTAGLPLPGIAPVAIQQSHYVAKLIRKNICGKQRKPFKYFDKGMMATIGKAKAVAVVGKLKITGFIAWLAWCFIHIHFLISFANRLVVMLNWFYLYCRNQRCIRLITRPLTDKDEPIR
- a CDS encoding cytochrome c peroxidase; its protein translation is MKLAQIAWIAFFWMGVVWSEVNVSDASKMNFLAEPQKLTLPYGLPEIPWPKDNPYHAKKAELGRLLYFDTRLSSDGTVSCASCHAPSEGFSDRRPVSIGIKGRYGSRHSMTIINSAYQPLLFWDGRAKTLEEQSKGPIANPKEMTLADNPHEAHWQCQERVKNIAGYRLLFKEVFNNEECTIDDIAKALSTFERTLLSGNSPYDRYIKGDKSAMSAEQAHGYQVFLSKGCIDCHHGVNFSSGDFANIGIGMASSKPDLGRYEITKKDKDWGAFKVPILREIVSNHPYMHDGSLKTLEEVIEYYDKGGTPNPNLHPLMKPLQLKEEEKKALLSFLKALDGEGWQHIQAPSTFPE
- a CDS encoding class I fructose-bisphosphate aldolase, with product MLEIADIERFLGAEADSLLHYQCKKVSKEALHLPGPEWLSKIHGVSDRPIRVLASLQALFNHGRLGGTGYLSILPVDQGIEHSAGATFAPNPIYFDPQNIMKLALESGCNAVASTLETLGLVARKYAHRLPFIAKINHNELLSYPNRYDQILFGNVKQAWNMGAMAVGATIYFGAPESHRQIKEISEAFSQAHELGMATILWCYLRNPAFKVDGVDYHESADLTGQANHLGATIGADIVKQKLPLNNGGYKALNKDKKGSYGKYAEAMYTDLCTDHPIDLCRYQVLNGYSGRVGLINSGGASLGQKNLEEAVRTAVINKRAGGMGLISGRKTFQCPLDEGIKIFHAIQDVYLNEAITIA
- a CDS encoding protein phosphatase 2C domain-containing protein; its protein translation is MNIFNKEKSPIHNNWQTNRLYNQQEVQKSSSSNPQAIPGTSLTHPQVIVRTSQLQKNIEVTPKATDQRSPINTAAIRTIVSEQHPNREKLREVLNRANLSIRTEDKEKHPKILADLKTAIEQHRQEIKKGGILRQIQHLFSKTFGFSITVKAEQAYENFFNSLSAKDQEYTQDIYFKKIGTNEDNGSQGLKLSSGKSRAMYHESTVPANEYKIKGSPTEQIFRNMDRGAAGQVDGKNYGIVCDGSSSGEYVMKAAQAFTKSMEAFIRKGSFNKNLEPTALEELTKEVFVNASKSVKVDDNTYAKAATAVFATFSDIPDRRDIYLVNGGAIGDTIAVSVNRAQGTAKQLNTITKQNPMDHADSGGALQVGEMQKSDLEKISTFSAEVNHDDVVILASDGLADNIYAGNLEGLSPEEGAAEVKRQLEVILPLIIFSSKFDQSLEELKSEGQPWLDKDPPTLPTAEDLKEFTKDEVIDTSVDNEKIAQRLNNYIKFITDPQHQVVTQARDLQQQIIEIHNKINSSSEEENANAWKAQLKELEEKLEMVKQQIRDPKNVAKTDDSLLVILSPTGE